In Gorilla gorilla gorilla isolate KB3781 chromosome 12, NHGRI_mGorGor1-v2.1_pri, whole genome shotgun sequence, the following are encoded in one genomic region:
- the C12H2orf15 gene encoding uncharacterized protein C2orf15 homolog: protein MSSTLGKLSNQVEETLPLLKKVPANYFHICSAILMGFSLSKSATQVSAIRMDSKVDDHLIRGTEKSRLEPATQLFQNTKKIRLEDTNQENFTRIEGTGTGSLSEKALGSVVYVKESDGLEMTDVE, encoded by the exons ATGTCCTCAACTCTGGGGAAGTTAAG taatcaAGTTGAAGAAACACTTCCACTACTTAAAAAGGTACCTGCAAATTACTTTCATATTTGTTCAGCTATCCTAATGGGATTTTCACTTAGTAAATCTGCTACTCAGGTATCTGCTATACGTATGGATTCAAAAGTGGATGATCACTTAATACGAGGGACTGAAAAAAGCAGGTTGGAACCAGCGACTCAGTTATTTCAAAACACCAAGAAAATAAGATTAGAAGACACAAATCAAGAAAACTTTACAAGGATTGAAGGGACTGGCACAGGATCTCTTTCTGAGAAAGCCTTGGGTTCAGTGGTATACGTCAAAGAAAGTGATGGACTAGAAATGACAGATGTGGAATGA